One genomic segment of Deltaproteobacteria bacterium includes these proteins:
- a CDS encoding LLM class flavin-dependent oxidoreductase has translation MKFMFHLTPVVPATPHERERLAPIAHRTDKTQEMLEEMIDLAQFAERVNFDAVSYSEHHFYTEGLEAGATPIPHMLNLLFHTQRIKIGPVGFVLPTWDPIRLAEDVAWADHMSKGRVFVGLARGFFPRWVNVLGQKYGVQPGTMGPEAELRNREVFQELFEVMKLSWKDEPFSFNGKYYQVPFPAEGLDWAARDATRKYGAPGEVDAQGWLRKISPVPKTYQKPHPPLFQALTTNEDTIRWAAREGIVPMMFLPFPDLCIKGATFYTEEANKAGHSLRLGQNVGLARLVYIGKTRAEAMQRARDGAIFLFSQFHAKFDKNIPTTIEPLIDAGIAFVGTEDDIRQQMRTVKEKLNPDWFMILSDQGFLPRAVMKEQMEVFGNVMQELR, from the coding sequence ATGAAATTCATGTTCCATCTCACTCCGGTTGTTCCGGCGACTCCACACGAGCGAGAGCGACTTGCGCCGATTGCCCATCGTACGGATAAGACGCAAGAGATGCTTGAAGAGATGATCGATCTTGCTCAGTTTGCTGAACGTGTGAACTTCGATGCGGTCAGTTACTCTGAGCATCATTTTTACACTGAAGGACTTGAGGCTGGGGCGACGCCGATTCCGCATATGTTGAACCTGCTGTTCCACACGCAGCGTATTAAAATTGGCCCAGTGGGGTTCGTGCTACCGACCTGGGACCCCATTCGCCTTGCTGAGGATGTTGCGTGGGCAGATCACATGTCCAAAGGGCGGGTGTTTGTCGGTCTTGCCCGTGGCTTCTTTCCGCGTTGGGTCAATGTCCTCGGGCAAAAGTATGGTGTGCAGCCTGGGACGATGGGACCGGAAGCAGAGTTGCGCAACCGTGAAGTATTTCAAGAACTCTTTGAGGTGATGAAACTTTCTTGGAAAGACGAACCGTTTTCATTTAACGGGAAGTATTACCAAGTGCCGTTCCCGGCTGAGGGGCTCGATTGGGCGGCGCGGGATGCGACACGGAAATACGGGGCACCGGGTGAAGTCGATGCCCAAGGGTGGCTACGCAAAATTTCACCAGTGCCGAAGACCTACCAGAAACCTCACCCGCCGTTATTCCAAGCCTTGACAACCAACGAGGATACCATTCGTTGGGCAGCACGTGAGGGAATCGTTCCGATGATGTTTTTGCCGTTCCCTGATCTCTGTATCAAAGGAGCGACGTTTTATACCGAAGAAGCCAACAAAGCGGGGCACTCGCTCCGTTTAGGACAGAATGTTGGCCTGGCACGACTCGTCTACATTGGTAAAACTCGTGCGGAAGCGATGCAACGCGCACGGGACGGGGCGATTTTCCTGTTTAGTCAGTTCCATGCCAAGTTTGATAAGAATATTCCGACTACTATTGAACCATTGATCGATGCCGGAATTGCCTTTGTCGGTACTGAGGACGATATTCGTCAGCAAATGCGGACAGTGAAAGAAAAACTCAATCCTGACTGGTTTATGATTCTCTCTGACCAAGGCTTTCTGCCTCGTGCGGTGATGAAAGAACAGATGGAGGTGTTTGGCAACGTGATGCAGGAACTTCGATAG